One region of Paenibacillus polymyxa M1 genomic DNA includes:
- a CDS encoding SDR family oxidoreductase produces MKIALTGATGQLGSIVVDTLLASVPAKDLIVSVRNPEKAEGLRNRGVDVRHGDFDKPETLDQAFAGVDRLLIISADGDNDTRIRQHKAAVDAAVRAGVGFIAYTSAANAADSTLFLAPVHRITEEFIRESGIPYSFLRNNWYLENEAGTIQSVLAGAPWLTSAGSGRVGWAARADYAQAAAAVLSGEGHENTIYELSGKPITQEELAAILAEVLGKDVPVQQVDDAAYAEIMLGAGVPEGAIPIVVGIQQAIREGALDVVSNDFEKLLKRPLTPLKQGISELVKQIQA; encoded by the coding sequence ATGAAAATCGCATTAACAGGAGCAACGGGGCAACTGGGTTCCATTGTGGTAGATACATTGCTTGCATCCGTCCCGGCAAAAGACCTTATTGTTAGCGTAAGAAATCCGGAAAAAGCAGAGGGGTTACGTAATCGTGGCGTTGACGTTCGTCATGGCGATTTTGACAAGCCAGAAACGCTGGATCAGGCATTTGCTGGTGTAGATCGATTGTTGATTATATCCGCAGACGGGGATAATGATACTAGAATTCGCCAGCATAAAGCGGCTGTTGATGCTGCTGTGCGTGCGGGAGTAGGCTTCATCGCGTATACCAGTGCGGCCAATGCCGCTGACAGCACTCTATTCCTTGCACCCGTACATCGTATTACGGAGGAGTTCATTCGTGAGTCAGGTATTCCTTACTCCTTCTTGCGTAATAATTGGTATCTTGAGAATGAAGCAGGCACGATCCAATCCGTACTCGCGGGAGCACCATGGTTAACCTCAGCAGGGTCCGGTAGAGTAGGTTGGGCTGCCCGCGCTGATTACGCGCAAGCGGCTGCAGCCGTGTTGTCTGGCGAAGGACATGAGAATACAATCTACGAGCTCTCTGGTAAGCCGATTACCCAAGAAGAGTTGGCAGCGATACTTGCTGAGGTCCTGGGTAAGGACGTTCCTGTACAGCAGGTAGACGATGCTGCGTATGCCGAGATCATGCTCGGTGCGGGAGTACCGGAAGGTGCCATTCCTATTGTGGTAGGCATTCAACAAGCGATTCGTGAAGGAGCCTTGGATGTCGTAAGCAACGATTTTGAGAAGCTGTTGAAGCGTCCCCTGACGCCGCTTAAGCAAGGAATTAGTGAACTGGTCAAGCAAATCCAAGCATAA
- a CDS encoding diacylglycerol/lipid kinase family protein has protein sequence MKKAMVIVNPSSGKEESLQHVRKVEEILREQGYAVTVKETAQELDATRFCVTACQETYDLVVSLGGDGTLHETINGFMDQAHRPKLGVIPLGTVNDFARALQIPLSPELAIRTLTSARVKAVDMGLLNGRMFANVVATGSLAESLSAVSSDDKSMFGTFAYFKEGLKELINHPVHPLIVRYDDRTWEGESPLFLATLTNSVGGFEKLAPGAAVDDGLLHCFIFKNLNILNTVTASISLFLGNLKDHSDIVYFTAKHVSVSSAEPVSTNVDGEEGPSLPIELGILARHIEVIVPEESE, from the coding sequence ATGAAGAAAGCTATGGTCATTGTAAATCCCTCTTCTGGCAAAGAGGAATCCCTCCAACATGTCAGAAAGGTAGAAGAAATTCTACGTGAGCAAGGATACGCCGTTACAGTCAAAGAGACGGCACAAGAACTTGATGCCACCCGTTTTTGCGTCACTGCATGTCAGGAGACTTATGATCTAGTCGTTTCCCTCGGTGGAGATGGCACGCTTCATGAAACCATTAATGGTTTCATGGATCAAGCCCATCGTCCAAAACTAGGGGTCATCCCGCTTGGGACCGTCAATGATTTTGCCCGTGCCTTACAAATTCCGCTAAGTCCTGAACTGGCGATCCGTACACTCACTTCTGCTCGCGTGAAAGCCGTAGATATGGGTCTCTTAAACGGTCGAATGTTTGCCAATGTTGTTGCCACTGGCTCGCTTGCCGAATCGCTATCCGCTGTGTCGTCAGACGATAAATCCATGTTTGGTACATTTGCCTACTTTAAAGAAGGTTTGAAAGAACTTATCAATCATCCTGTCCATCCGCTTATCGTCCGCTATGATGACAGGACTTGGGAAGGCGAATCCCCACTCTTTCTTGCTACTTTAACCAACTCAGTTGGCGGATTTGAGAAACTGGCGCCCGGGGCGGCTGTTGATGATGGCCTGCTTCACTGCTTTATTTTCAAAAACCTTAATATATTGAACACGGTGACGGCCAGCATAAGCTTATTTTTAGGCAACCTGAAAGATCATAGTGATATCGTTTACTTTACTGCAAAGCATGTAAGTGTCAGCTCTGCAGAACCGGTCAGTACGAATGTAGATGGTGAGGAAGGACCCTCTTTGCCTATCGAGCTTGGTATTCTGGCGCGTCACATCGAGGTAATTGTGCCTGAGGAGTCTGAGTAA
- a CDS encoding phosphatidate cytidylyltransferase has protein sequence MDSSLLTLTLICIALLIIHLIYIVVVKTQPNKDYAAIGLRIKTWWGMFFIFCLATLFNPIVSLLSLMVLTFFALKEYFSMIRSRKADRRLFLWAYLAIPVQFYWIYIGWYGMFIVFIPIYVFLLLPLPRLINKGTVGFLRSVSSTQWGLMLMVFGLSHLAYFQFAAPQYGAKLVLFLVVLTQLNDVAHYLASLYFGKRKIVPTSNPNITWEGFAFAFPVTIAASYLIYPYLTPFDLKFGIIFGMLISLSGFFGSLTVSVLKRDLLIGDDNKFDALKKSYLSRVDSLTYTSPVFFHVIRYFFDFM, from the coding sequence ATGGACAGTTCGTTATTAACGTTAACCCTTATTTGTATAGCCTTATTAATCATCCATCTAATTTATATAGTGGTAGTCAAAACACAGCCAAACAAAGACTATGCAGCTATTGGACTTCGCATTAAGACCTGGTGGGGCATGTTCTTTATCTTTTGCCTGGCAACACTTTTTAATCCGATCGTTTCACTGCTTTCCTTGATGGTGCTTACTTTCTTTGCGCTAAAAGAATACTTCTCCATGATTAGATCCAGAAAAGCTGACCGCAGGTTGTTTTTATGGGCATACTTGGCGATTCCTGTACAGTTTTATTGGATTTATATCGGGTGGTATGGGATGTTTATCGTCTTTATCCCTATCTATGTATTCTTGCTGCTACCGCTCCCGCGATTGATCAATAAAGGAACCGTTGGTTTCCTACGTAGTGTCAGCTCGACTCAATGGGGACTCATGCTGATGGTTTTTGGACTGAGTCACCTGGCTTATTTTCAGTTTGCTGCGCCGCAATACGGAGCAAAACTTGTACTTTTTCTAGTGGTACTGACACAGCTCAATGATGTCGCACACTATCTGGCATCGCTCTATTTCGGCAAGCGGAAAATCGTCCCGACATCCAATCCCAATATAACTTGGGAAGGCTTTGCATTCGCTTTTCCCGTAACCATAGCGGCTTCCTATCTAATCTATCCGTACCTGACGCCGTTTGATCTGAAATTTGGGATTATTTTCGGTATGTTGATTAGCTTGAGCGGTTTCTTCGGGAGCTTAACGGTTTCCGTGCTGAAGCGAGATTTATTAATCGGCGATGATAATAAGTTCGATGCTTTGAAAAAAAGCTACTTAAGCCGGGTAGATAGCTTGACCTACACCTCGCCCGTCTTTTTTCACGTGATTCGTTATTTTTTCGACTTTATGTAG
- a CDS encoding DUF3243 domain-containing protein, with the protein MAEHNHVVNKEGEVALNKVDDALNRIDDSKKDDILGSFDSFKSYLSDKIEMAQKIGLNEEVMAKAAEKIAGYLAAKEEPRNSEEKLLQELWKVGDKEQQHALAHMLVRVAQSS; encoded by the coding sequence ATGGCAGAGCATAATCATGTTGTGAATAAGGAAGGCGAAGTGGCCCTGAACAAGGTAGATGACGCATTAAATCGGATAGACGACAGCAAAAAAGATGACATCTTGGGCAGCTTTGATTCATTCAAAAGTTATTTGAGCGACAAAATTGAAATGGCTCAAAAAATCGGCTTGAATGAAGAAGTGATGGCAAAAGCAGCTGAGAAGATCGCAGGCTATCTGGCAGCCAAGGAAGAACCGCGCAATAGCGAGGAGAAGCTTCTTCAGGAATTGTGGAAGGTAGGGGACAAAGAGCAGCAGCACGCGCTTGCCCACATGCTAGTACGTGTGGCTCAATCCTCGTAG
- a CDS encoding PTS fructose transporter subunit IIABC, whose product MKILAITSCPNGIAHTYMAAENLQKAAAKLGIEMKVETQGSIGVENQLTEQEIREADGIIIAADKTVVKDRFVGKKLLVVGVQDGIRRPEELIQRVMKGNVPVYRAESRASEASSQENKPKQNPIYRHLMNGVSYMVPFIVIGGLLIAIALTIGGEKTPGGLVIPDGSFWKTVQDIGSASFTFMIPILAGFIAMSIADRPGLAPGMVGGFIAANGSFYGSEAGAGFIGGIIAGFLAGYVALGIRKMKVGRALQPIMPIIIIPVLSSLIVGLIFVFIIGSPVAQLFEALTGWLAGMQGTSSILLALILGAMISFDMGGPVNKVAFLFGSAMIGEGNYEIMGPIAVAICIPPIGMGLAAMINKRKFAPAEREAGKATFTMGLFGITEGAIPFAAQDPLRVIPSIMAGSMVGSVIAMLGNVGDKVAHGGPIVAILGAVDNVFMFFIAVIVGAAVSVILVSLLKRDIATANPAVAGEETSGNSAAVTEQSTMTTTAAESSASAIANNEPEVSSQAIHIEKLTDIVTMDLINLDLEGTTQDAVIDEMIGALERNGAVSSASGFKQAILDREKESSTGIGMNIAIPHGKSEAVLKPSVVFGVKRSGVDWKSMDGSEAKLIFMIAVPRNSKDNAHLKVLQMLSRKLMDDHFREALLAVTTKEDAYQLLTQVH is encoded by the coding sequence ATGAAGATATTAGCGATAACCTCATGTCCTAACGGAATTGCACATACGTATATGGCAGCTGAGAATCTGCAAAAGGCAGCAGCCAAACTGGGTATCGAGATGAAGGTCGAGACACAAGGCTCCATTGGAGTAGAAAATCAACTAACGGAGCAGGAGATCCGTGAAGCGGATGGCATTATTATTGCAGCGGATAAGACGGTGGTCAAAGACCGCTTCGTCGGCAAGAAATTGCTGGTCGTTGGAGTACAAGATGGGATTCGCCGTCCGGAAGAATTGATCCAGCGGGTGATGAAGGGGAATGTGCCTGTGTACCGGGCAGAGTCACGTGCCTCCGAAGCTAGCTCACAGGAGAATAAACCGAAGCAGAATCCTATCTACCGCCACTTGATGAATGGTGTATCCTATATGGTGCCCTTTATTGTCATTGGGGGATTGCTCATTGCCATTGCGTTGACGATTGGCGGTGAGAAGACACCAGGCGGTCTGGTTATACCGGACGGTTCATTTTGGAAGACGGTTCAGGATATCGGTTCGGCTTCGTTTACCTTTATGATACCAATCCTCGCTGGATTCATCGCGATGAGTATTGCGGATAGACCGGGGCTTGCACCGGGTATGGTTGGCGGATTCATTGCTGCGAACGGCAGTTTTTATGGAAGTGAGGCGGGAGCCGGATTTATCGGCGGAATTATCGCTGGTTTCCTGGCGGGTTATGTTGCACTGGGTATTCGGAAAATGAAGGTTGGGCGAGCATTACAGCCGATCATGCCTATTATTATTATCCCTGTGTTGTCATCTTTAATTGTAGGATTAATCTTTGTCTTTATCATCGGTTCTCCAGTCGCACAATTGTTTGAAGCTTTGACGGGTTGGCTTGCAGGTATGCAAGGTACAAGTTCAATTCTATTGGCACTGATTTTAGGTGCGATGATCTCCTTTGATATGGGTGGTCCAGTCAATAAAGTAGCATTTTTATTCGGCTCGGCCATGATTGGTGAAGGAAATTACGAAATTATGGGACCGATCGCCGTTGCGATTTGTATTCCACCGATTGGAATGGGACTTGCAGCAATGATCAACAAGCGTAAATTTGCACCAGCAGAACGCGAAGCCGGAAAAGCTACATTCACGATGGGATTATTCGGTATTACTGAAGGAGCGATTCCCTTCGCTGCACAAGATCCATTGCGTGTTATTCCTAGTATCATGGCAGGATCTATGGTCGGTTCAGTCATTGCGATGTTGGGAAATGTAGGGGATAAGGTAGCTCATGGTGGACCGATTGTAGCCATTCTTGGTGCAGTGGACAATGTGTTCATGTTCTTCATTGCTGTTATTGTCGGAGCAGCCGTCTCAGTTATCCTGGTGAGTCTGCTGAAAAGGGATATTGCAACTGCAAATCCGGCTGTTGCTGGAGAAGAGACATCTGGAAATTCTGCCGCAGTAACGGAACAATCTACGATGACTACGACTGCCGCCGAGTCATCAGCTTCAGCGATTGCAAATAACGAGCCCGAGGTATCTTCGCAAGCCATTCACATTGAGAAGTTGACAGATATTGTAACGATGGATCTGATTAATCTGGATCTGGAAGGAACGACACAGGATGCCGTGATTGATGAAATGATCGGAGCACTTGAGAGAAATGGAGCCGTAAGTTCTGCCAGTGGTTTTAAACAGGCTATATTGGACCGAGAGAAGGAAAGCTCCACAGGCATTGGAATGAATATTGCCATTCCTCACGGTAAATCGGAAGCTGTTCTGAAGCCAAGCGTGGTCTTTGGGGTGAAGCGGAGCGGAGTGGACTGGAAAAGTATGGACGGAAGTGAAGCGAAACTGATCTTCATGATTGCTGTTCCGCGTAATAGTAAGGACAATGCCCATCTGAAGGTGCTGCAAATGCTGTCTCGTAAGCTGATGGACGACCATTTTAGAGAAGCGCTTCTGGCGGTTACTACCAAGGAAGATGCATATCAATTACTGACTCAGGTGCATTAA
- a CDS encoding BglG family transcription antiterminator produces MNKRQVEIFRKLLTESNRLWLVQDLADQTDCSEKTIRNDLKVIEEYLVKHSDANLVRRPGRGIYLEISEAEQADLFHRLYAGESTAQHESDEERVLHLAYRLLMDAKPVTIQDLASQYYVNKTVIRRDMEKIDDWLHSFDLALVTKQRVGLTIQGTEKNKRIALARMNQLIDSPELTGQMMRKQFEPHEIATINYELKAFQKHHDLSFTDEAFEGLMLHILLMVKRTKLGQPISLSEKDIAFLQEKAEFTWATSFLRQLQKLFSVPFSKEETAYLTLHLLGGKFRYQQEDRKGKQSDLADSHPLLPKLIEQLVRRMSELNMIDFSKDKMLLKGLKVHLYTTLNRLQYGLTVSNPMLTEIKKMYPYMFDRVIITLEEVGDLVRLSFPEEEAAYLTLHFQASVERLHQKESHPQRAIIVCHMGIGMSQLLRTKVERKFPAVHVETTLSKAEVQDYLATQEVDLIITTVALPELSVPHILVSPLLDAKDERQLEQVIRRMDEPEPRVADESVFFKYTTPFLVFPQQEVQRPEQLISKLAQILEDKGYVETGYVDSVLAREKMSATTIGGGIAIPHGGSEWIRQSSIVVATLKKPLTWGTEKVELVFLLAVKQDGREEMRQLFKELSLISEQPALVHALSKETDAMRLLGKLKG; encoded by the coding sequence ATGAACAAAAGGCAAGTAGAAATTTTCCGCAAGTTGTTAACTGAATCGAACCGACTGTGGTTAGTGCAGGATCTGGCCGATCAAACGGATTGCTCAGAAAAGACGATTCGAAACGATCTAAAAGTAATTGAAGAATATCTAGTCAAGCACTCCGATGCAAATCTGGTGAGAAGACCGGGACGAGGTATTTATTTGGAGATAAGTGAAGCGGAGCAGGCTGATTTATTTCACCGCCTGTATGCAGGCGAGAGTACAGCCCAGCATGAATCGGATGAGGAGAGGGTGCTGCATCTCGCTTATCGGCTCTTGATGGATGCCAAGCCTGTAACGATACAAGATCTGGCCTCCCAGTATTATGTGAACAAGACGGTGATCCGTAGAGATATGGAGAAGATTGATGACTGGCTGCACAGCTTTGATCTTGCCTTGGTTACCAAGCAGCGCGTAGGCTTGACCATTCAAGGCACAGAGAAAAACAAGCGGATCGCTTTGGCGCGGATGAATCAGCTGATTGATAGTCCTGAGTTAACAGGACAGATGATGCGCAAGCAGTTTGAGCCGCACGAGATTGCAACCATCAATTATGAATTAAAAGCATTTCAAAAGCATCATGACCTCAGCTTTACTGATGAAGCTTTTGAGGGTTTAATGCTCCATATTCTCTTAATGGTCAAACGAACCAAGCTGGGACAGCCCATCTCTCTCTCCGAGAAAGACATTGCCTTTTTGCAGGAGAAGGCCGAATTTACATGGGCTACTTCGTTTTTACGGCAGCTGCAAAAGCTGTTTTCCGTACCTTTTTCCAAGGAAGAAACGGCCTATCTAACCCTGCATTTGCTGGGCGGAAAGTTCCGTTACCAGCAAGAGGATAGAAAGGGCAAACAAAGCGATCTGGCAGACAGCCATCCGCTTTTGCCTAAGCTGATTGAGCAGTTAGTCCGGCGGATGTCGGAGCTGAATATGATTGACTTTTCCAAGGATAAGATGTTGCTGAAAGGGTTGAAGGTCCATTTATATACGACCCTGAACCGGCTTCAATATGGTTTGACGGTGTCCAATCCTATGCTGACTGAGATTAAGAAGATGTATCCTTACATGTTCGACCGGGTTATTATTACGCTGGAAGAGGTAGGGGATTTGGTCCGGTTATCGTTCCCTGAGGAGGAAGCGGCGTATTTAACGCTACATTTTCAGGCTTCTGTGGAGCGACTTCACCAGAAAGAGAGTCATCCTCAGAGAGCCATCATCGTGTGTCACATGGGTATCGGTATGTCCCAGCTACTGCGCACAAAGGTGGAACGTAAGTTTCCGGCTGTACATGTGGAGACAACCCTTTCTAAGGCAGAAGTCCAGGACTATCTGGCAACCCAGGAGGTGGATCTCATCATTACAACCGTAGCTCTTCCAGAGCTGAGCGTTCCGCACATTCTCGTCTCTCCATTGCTGGATGCCAAGGATGAGCGTCAACTGGAACAAGTGATCAGACGAATGGATGAGCCGGAACCTAGAGTCGCAGATGAATCTGTATTTTTTAAGTACACAACACCTTTTTTAGTATTTCCCCAGCAAGAAGTGCAGCGTCCGGAACAATTGATTTCTAAGCTGGCGCAAATACTGGAGGACAAAGGATATGTGGAGACAGGATATGTGGACAGCGTATTGGCGCGAGAAAAAATGTCAGCTACGACGATTGGGGGAGGCATAGCCATCCCGCATGGCGGCTCAGAGTGGATAAGGCAGTCCTCCATTGTAGTCGCTACTTTAAAGAAGCCACTTACTTGGGGAACCGAGAAAGTAGAGCTTGTGTTCTTGCTTGCGGTAAAACAGGATGGGCGGGAAGAAATGCGGCAGTTATTTAAGGAATTGTCCCTAATCAGTGAGCAGCCAGCTCTAGTTCATGCTTTATCTAAGGAGACCGATGCGATGAGACTATTAGGGAAGCTAAAGGGATAA
- a CDS encoding GNAT family N-acetyltransferase, with the protein MITYLRCNEVSMEHISQAFSLGFSDYSIRLTMEQDDFAARFFGPEGNSRSHSFLAMDEDQPIGLILGGIRQFDGYKTMRCGTLCIGPAYRGQGISNRLLELHKQTAISAGCQQLWLEVIRDNHRAVQFYKRHGYQARYTLKYYNAMLPSVSPAPSSSYTLKKLMFDDVADFRTTLTDCHIHWQSDTPYYANSTQEVFLGIYAVDQTRLGMIAMGAQGKINFLWVDPKHRNQGLGRTLLHKAAETQKVEKVYICLSDNNSLEGFIQKVGFSKDPIEQYEMYIPLHR; encoded by the coding sequence GTGATCACCTATTTGAGATGCAATGAAGTCAGCATGGAGCACATTTCGCAGGCATTTTCGCTCGGATTCTCAGACTATTCCATTCGCCTGACCATGGAACAGGACGATTTCGCGGCACGTTTTTTCGGTCCAGAGGGTAATTCACGGAGCCACTCTTTCCTTGCCATGGATGAAGATCAGCCAATCGGCTTGATTCTCGGCGGTATCCGGCAGTTTGACGGGTACAAGACCATGCGTTGCGGTACGCTATGCATCGGTCCAGCTTACCGTGGCCAGGGTATTAGCAACAGGTTGCTCGAATTGCATAAACAAACGGCCATCTCCGCGGGCTGCCAGCAGCTATGGCTCGAAGTCATCAGAGATAATCATCGAGCTGTTCAATTTTATAAAAGGCACGGCTATCAGGCACGCTATACGCTGAAATATTATAACGCTATGCTCCCATCGGTCTCTCCCGCTCCTTCATCTTCGTACACTCTTAAAAAACTTATGTTTGATGATGTCGCAGATTTCCGTACAACCCTCACCGACTGTCACATCCATTGGCAAAGTGACACACCTTATTACGCCAACAGCACACAAGAAGTTTTTCTCGGCATCTATGCAGTCGATCAAACCCGACTCGGCATGATTGCTATGGGTGCTCAAGGTAAAATCAACTTTCTTTGGGTCGATCCCAAACATCGAAACCAAGGCCTTGGACGTACCCTACTTCATAAAGCGGCAGAAACCCAAAAGGTCGAGAAGGTATATATCTGCCTGTCCGACAATAACTCCCTTGAAGGCTTTATCCAAAAGGTAGGCTTCTCTAAGGACCCTATTGAGCAGTATGAAATGTATATACCCCTTCATAGATAA
- a CDS encoding GNAT family N-acetyltransferase: MKGEFPVITTERLVLRKMVATDSKDMLEYFSDEQVMKFYGVSPFESEEEALEEIRWYDRIFETDQGIRWALQTKDGKIIGSCGFHNWDQRHHRAEMGYELSRACWGQGLMSEVLAAVIDYGFNTLLLNRIQALVEPENTQSLRLLEKAGFRQEGILSQYEFTLGKYDDLCMCALVKSEYINYL; this comes from the coding sequence ATGAAAGGTGAGTTTCCGGTTATAACAACCGAACGTCTTGTATTACGGAAAATGGTAGCGACGGACAGCAAGGACATGTTGGAATACTTTTCAGATGAACAGGTGATGAAGTTTTATGGAGTGAGCCCATTTGAGTCTGAAGAAGAGGCACTGGAAGAGATCCGTTGGTATGATCGGATTTTTGAGACAGATCAGGGAATTCGCTGGGCTCTTCAAACGAAGGACGGTAAAATCATCGGTTCTTGCGGATTTCATAACTGGGATCAACGTCATCACCGAGCAGAAATGGGTTATGAATTGTCCAGAGCCTGTTGGGGCCAAGGGTTAATGTCAGAGGTACTTGCAGCTGTAATCGACTATGGGTTTAATACCCTCCTCTTGAACCGCATTCAGGCACTAGTAGAGCCGGAGAATACGCAATCCTTGCGTTTGCTTGAAAAAGCAGGCTTTCGGCAGGAAGGAATCCTGTCCCAGTATGAATTTACGTTGGGGAAATATGATGATCTTTGCATGTGCGCACTCGTTAAATCAGAATATATCAATTATCTATGA
- a CDS encoding RDD family protein, with product MEDQHISQNSQATARERYIRHGQNYGETNRMAEISKTYGSSILFRRWGATIFDFIFFIIGYICFFISVIQVTDRWLLPLAIASRCILIIAFFCYYLLLEGYTGYTLGKFVFRIKVVNGEGNPPGFLKSLIRTLLRLIDTNPLLMGSLPAGISVLVTASRQRIGDLAAGTYVVKVRDLEPISKKVMRWSLFIFFTAMVILGASFVNAIFVLANSYESNEAPVSKQEQSYVSRDGRFQISAPLDWSTDPDWEGKADIAIFNPYIQKSVIVRSNSKEKLGNVTRQYYTKKIQNNITKEFNLSTVGPSSNTTIQGYPATQFTIKGQKDVDRYVTHVAIIETENNFYQIIGYTPASKYSRLKKELHDITYSFREVRP from the coding sequence TTGGAAGACCAGCACATATCACAGAATTCACAGGCAACAGCAAGAGAGAGGTACATTCGGCATGGGCAAAACTATGGAGAAACAAACAGAATGGCCGAAATATCAAAAACCTACGGTTCGTCTATTTTGTTTAGACGTTGGGGAGCAACGATTTTTGATTTCATATTTTTTATAATCGGTTATATTTGTTTTTTTATCTCGGTCATTCAGGTAACAGACAGATGGTTGTTGCCTTTAGCGATTGCTTCCCGTTGCATTCTGATTATAGCTTTCTTCTGCTATTATTTGCTTTTGGAAGGTTACACAGGCTATACGCTTGGCAAATTCGTTTTTCGTATTAAGGTGGTTAACGGAGAAGGAAACCCTCCTGGTTTTCTTAAATCACTCATTCGCACGCTGCTCAGGTTAATAGATACCAATCCATTGCTAATGGGTTCACTACCTGCTGGTATCAGCGTGTTAGTAACTGCATCAAGACAACGAATTGGTGATTTAGCCGCAGGTACATATGTGGTAAAGGTACGGGATTTAGAGCCGATTAGCAAAAAGGTAATGAGATGGTCGCTCTTTATATTTTTTACCGCAATGGTGATTTTGGGAGCCTCGTTTGTAAATGCTATTTTTGTACTGGCAAACAGTTACGAGTCCAATGAAGCTCCGGTAAGCAAGCAGGAACAGAGCTATGTAAGTAGAGATGGAAGATTTCAAATCTCAGCCCCGTTAGACTGGTCAACAGACCCGGACTGGGAAGGAAAAGCAGATATTGCGATATTCAATCCCTACATTCAAAAGTCTGTTATCGTACGATCCAATTCGAAGGAGAAATTGGGTAATGTAACGCGCCAGTACTACACAAAGAAAATCCAAAACAATATAACCAAAGAGTTTAATCTCTCTACGGTAGGACCTTCATCCAACACCACGATTCAAGGATATCCTGCCACTCAGTTCACGATTAAAGGACAGAAAGATGTAGACCGTTATGTCACCCATGTAGCTATTATTGAAACTGAAAATAATTTCTATCAGATCATCGGTTATACACCTGCATCAAAATATAGCCGTTTAAAGAAAGAACTTCATGACATTACCTATAGCTTTCGTGAGGTTCGACCATAG
- a CDS encoding CdaR family transcriptional regulator produces MFPLSERQAQDIVDKMMKDIPYNINIMNERGIIIGSGESERIGTIHQGAVQALETEKMIEVWQDGHYEKKGTNEPIVIHHELVGVIGISGNPDEVRPFCNIVKTTVSLLIEQRISLEHLAHEANRKKSVLEMLLNHQGAYTQKIKKEAAQYHIDLLLKTSAVYVKHLPSDPAHLAELSNILMQHPSFRMEEDSYLILIQNQEPTAKLLEPLVRSHPDVLLAISRQEHSIANVYMQAKSAMNVLLALRPPVQIVSFVEVEFLVKLSQTNLTNTIHLVSKLEDTVDLLDTLRSFINHNGSVSFTADELNIHRNTLQYRLKRIHTLTGKDPRNLLQLFELTHGLLALYQ; encoded by the coding sequence TTGTTTCCGCTCTCCGAAAGACAAGCCCAAGACATCGTAGACAAAATGATGAAGGATATTCCATACAACATCAATATTATGAATGAACGAGGCATCATCATTGGCAGCGGCGAGAGTGAACGAATCGGAACCATTCACCAGGGGGCTGTTCAGGCGCTCGAAACCGAGAAAATGATTGAAGTGTGGCAGGACGGACATTACGAGAAAAAGGGAACCAATGAACCAATTGTCATTCATCATGAGCTAGTCGGTGTCATTGGTATTTCAGGCAATCCTGACGAAGTGCGTCCTTTTTGCAATATTGTTAAAACTACGGTGTCTCTTCTGATTGAACAGCGCATTTCCTTGGAGCATTTGGCCCACGAGGCCAACCGTAAAAAATCCGTACTGGAAATGCTGTTAAATCATCAGGGAGCCTACACCCAAAAAATAAAAAAAGAAGCTGCTCAATATCACATTGATTTGCTTCTCAAAACTTCGGCTGTATATGTAAAGCATCTTCCTTCAGATCCTGCTCATTTGGCCGAGTTATCCAATATATTGATGCAGCACCCATCCTTTCGGATGGAGGAAGACAGTTATCTCATCCTGATACAAAATCAGGAACCAACCGCCAAACTGTTGGAACCACTTGTACGCAGCCATCCCGATGTGCTGCTTGCCATCAGCAGACAAGAACACAGCATTGCCAATGTTTATATGCAAGCCAAGTCCGCTATGAATGTTTTACTAGCACTGCGTCCGCCTGTGCAGATCGTTTCTTTTGTTGAAGTCGAATTTCTGGTCAAATTAAGCCAAACCAACCTGACCAACACGATTCATCTGGTTAGCAAGCTGGAAGATACCGTGGATTTGCTGGATACGCTGCGAAGCTTTATTAACCATAACGGCAGTGTCTCCTTCACCGCAGATGAATTAAACATTCACCGAAATACACTGCAATACCGCCTGAAGCGCATCCATACCTTAACTGGCAAAGATCCCCGGAATCTCCTTCAGCTTTTTGAGCTTACGCACGGCTTATTGGCGCTGTATCAATAA